Proteins from one Camelina sativa cultivar DH55 chromosome 8, Cs, whole genome shotgun sequence genomic window:
- the LOC104706493 gene encoding uncharacterized protein LOC104706493: MRRHGNFADSPAGAYGAGQIQDAHSEFQGQLEAFTPERDQPFSDSQPEGQWRWERDGASMSRPMATAVYNEGQQGVDSSRTYYRGQMDPKPGMEKQGSVPRAQSQHQENPKTGYDNNRGMQTFEGLEQKFMDDITRLAKDQIEAEDAEIARHREKIKTINTRYEEQLATLRARHTSKREDIMRKESQARQQQYKQQAMGMTDQYHPSTVGPANLMPSGHPQGYNIGNAQDPVPSVDAPSRSYGTERFEAYGERARFQGGNRDHGFEPRGQYPGGTVYDTASRFY, from the exons ATGAGAAGACACGGAAACTTTGCGGACTCACCTGCCGGTGCATATGGAGCTGGACAGATACAGGACGCCCATTCTGAATTCCAAGGTCAACTAGAGGCATTCACGCCTGAGAGGGACCAACCATTTTCAGATTCACAACCAGAGGGTCAATGGAGATGGGAAAGAGATGGCGCAAGTATGTCGAGACCAATGGCTACTGCCGTTTACAATGAAG GACAACAAGGTGTTGATTCATCGAGGACGTATTACCGTGGCCAAATGGATCCAAAGCCTGGAATGGAGAAGCAAGGCAGTGTTCCCAGAGCTCAATCACAACACCAAGAAAACCCCAAGACTGGTTATGATAATAACCGTGGGATGCAGACCTTTGAAGGTCTGGAACAGAAGTTCATGGATGATATAACAAGACTAGCAAAAGATCAAATCGAAGCAGAGGATGCAGAGATTGCCAGACATCGAGAG AAAATAAAGACCATCAATACTCGGTACGAGGAACAGTTAGCTACACTTAGAGCACGTCACACGAGTAAGAGAGAAGATATCATGAGGAAAGAATCACAAGCCAGGCAGCAACAATACAAGCAGCAAGCCATGGGGATGACTGATCAGTACCATCCAAGCACGGTTGGTCCAGCCAATCTAATGCCATCTGGTCATCCCCAAGGTTACAACATTGGCAATGCTCAAGATCCAGTACCTTCGGTGGATGCACCATCCAGATCCTATGGTACAGAACGGTTTGAAGCATACGGAGAGAGAGCTAGGTTTCAGGGCGGAAACAGAGATCACGGGTTCGAGCCTAGGGGTCAGTACCCTGGTGGGACAGTCTACGACACTGCCTCAAGGTTCTACTGA